Part of the Pleurocapsa minor HA4230-MV1 genome, ATTTTAAGTTGTACACTATGTAAAACAATATTGGTATAGTACGTGAGTAATATTTTACAGGCGATCGCAAATATCGTTGCTCATCCCATTCCTGATATACTTAATTACTACAAAAATATTAGTAACAATCGGATTAACCAAGTTGGTGATGCACTAGAAGCGTTTATCAAAGATGCTTTTGCTAATACTATTAGTGAAGTTAATCTCGCCAATAAATCAGATATATACAGCGAAACTTTTTCTTGGGTAGGCAATTCTAACAACATACCAGATTTAATTCTCAAAAATGGTGATGCTGTAGAAGTTAAGAAAATTGAATCATTAAACTCGCAAATTGCTTTGAATAGCTCTTATCCTAAATCGAAGTTACTGAGTGACGATCCGATGATTGCTAGTGATTGCCGAACTTGTGAAGACTGGACAGAAAAAGACATTATTTATGCGATTGGAGTTTTTAAAAATAAAAAACTGCATCTTCTATGGATGATCTATGGAGATTGTTATGCAGCAAAAGCTGATTATTATCAAAGAATCAAAGATAAAATTTCGACTGGTGTGAATGAAATACAGGGTGTAGAATTTTCTGCTACCAAAGAATTGGGTAGAGTAAATAAAGTAGATCCATTAGGAATTACTTATCTAAGGATCAGAGGAATGTGGGGTATTGACAATCTAATCAAAGTTTACAACTATCTTCCTTTGGAATATGAACCTGATTCTGATATTCAAGTGATTTCCATAATATCAGAAAATAAATACCTTTCATTTCCTGAACAGAGTAAAATCATGATTGAATCAATATCTAAACCTAAATTTAAAATACAAGATGGTAAAATTCAGTCTCCTAATAATCCAGCTAAGAAGATTAATGTTAAAATTATCAGCTATGCAAAATAATTTTTAAATAAATAGATAAATAACGAGTGAATATCATATCTTTATTTTCTGGTTGTGGGGGGTTAGATTTAGGATTCAGCAAGGCTGGATTTAACGTTATTTGGGCTAATGAATACGATAGATCTATTTGGTCAACTTATCAATTTAATCATTCAAAAACTAAACTAGATAAAAGAGACATTAGAACTATAAAATCAAACGAAATTCCTGATTGTATCGGCATAATAGGCGGGCCCCCTTGTCAAAGTTGGAGTGAAGCAGGTGCAGGAAGAGGAATTAATGATACTAGAGGTCAGCTATTCCACGATTATATTCGGATCGTTGAAGCAAAACAACCTCTTTTCTTTTTGGCAGAGAATGTTAAGGGAATTTTAGCCAATAAACATACCCAAGCATTTACCAATATATTAAATCAGTTTAGAAATTTAGGTTACGAAGTTTCTTATCAGCTTTTAAATGCTAATGATTTTAATGTTCCCCAAGATAGACAAAGAGTTATTATTGTTGGCTATCACGAAAAATTAGGCGGTATATTCAAATTTCCGCGTCACAATAATCCAGGTTTATCTTTGAAAGATGCTATTTATAATTTACGCCAATTTGAACCAATAAAAGTCAAAGATAAAATTAAAAATGCTAATAATATAGTTCCTAATCATGAATATTTAGATACAAGTTTTTCTAGTATTTATATGTCGAGAAATAGAGTTAGAAGTTGGTCTGAACCTTCTTTTACTATTCAAGCAGGAGGAAGACATGCTCCTATTCATCCTCAAGCTAATAAAATGATTTTTATTGAAAAAGATAAGCGTATTTTTGATCCTAATTCTTTATCTCCTTATCGTCGATTATCAGTTCGAGAGTGTGCCAGAATTCAAACATTTCCTGATGAGTTTATTTTTAAGTATGATTATATTGCTCACGGATATAAAATGGTAGGTAATGCAGTTCCAGTTAACTTTGCTTGGATAATAGGCGAACAAATTTACAGAGATATTAAAGAATATTTAACAATAGGTTCATGTAGTAATGTTAGAGATACTAAGTTAGTGAATCAGTTGACATTACTTGCTCCTGATTGAGAGAAAAAAGTATAAAAATCAAAATTAACTCTAGATCATTTTTATTCAAATAGGCAATTCGCCAAAGGGTGTCTATAATCCGCGCCAACCTCCAATTCTTGCCATAATTGTGTAAGGAGATTCAATTCATGGTACGGATGTAAAGAAGTCTAGATTAGTTAAGTTCAATCCACATTGACCTGTCCACCATCTAAATGGTACTAGTCTCCAAGCGTGTAGGGCAATTAGCAATATTTTCATCTTCTTTGACTATTGATTTATAAAAACCTTAATAAAAAAATACTGATGATCTGTGGCTACGTTCGTTAAACTGCTGGTAGTGATTATTTTATTTATTATTACAGTTACGGATAACCTTCACTTTATATAGATGCTCGTTAATCTGAAAATCAATAATTTTGCTCTAGTTGATTCCTTAGAACTTAATTTAGACAATGGGTTAAGCGTTTTAACTGGGGAGACAGGAGCGGGGAAATCGATTATTCTCGACGCAATTGATATGGTGTTGGGAGGTAAGGCAACTAGTCGTATGATTCGCACAGGTAGCGATCGCTCTACGATTGAAGCTACTTTTCAAGTTAGTCCTAGTTTAACTAGTTGGTTAGAGGCGCAGGAGATCGATCCCCTGGAGGAAGATACTTTAGTTTGCAGTCGCGAGATTGTGGTTGGTAAAACTAATTTGCGATCGCGCAGTCGTGTTAATGGAGTATTGGTAAATCTTCAGTTGATGGCTCAATTGCGATCGCGGTTGGTGGAAATTACGGCTCAGGGGCAAACGGTAAACTTGTTGATTTCTGAGCAGCAACGGCATTTATTAGATGCCTATGGTGGCAAGGCGATAGGTAAGTTGTTAGTTCAGGTTGCCCAGGCTTATGAGACAACACAGGAGGCAAAGAGGGAGTTAAATAAACGGATTCAGTCGGAACAAGAATTGCTGCAACGACAAGATTTAATTAAGTTTCAGCTTAAGGATTTAGCTGAGGCGGAATTAACTAATGAGCAGGAATTGGATGAATTAGAACAAGAACGCGATCGCTTATCCCATGTGGTTGAGCTACAGCAATTGGGTAATCAAGCCTATCAAATGCTATATGAAGGAGATGACGACGCACCAGCGGGAGCGGATTTGTTAGGTAAGGCGGAATCTTGTCTGATGGAGATGGTGGAATATGATTCTGAGTTAAACCCAATCTTGGAAATGGTGCAGTCAGGATTAGCGCAGATTGTCGAAGCAGGACAACAGATTAATAGCTACAGTGAAGGTTTAGAAGCCGATCCAGAGCGTTTAGAGGAGATTGAAACCAGAATTAGGCAGTTAAAGCAGGTTTGTCGTAAATATGGCCCAGATTTGGCGGATGCGATCGCCCTTGAGCAACAGCTAAAGTCAGAATTGGCTCTAATCACAGGGAACGGACAATCGATTGCAGCTTTGGAGGAAACCTATCAAGCCGCTTTGACACAGTTAATGCAAGAATCTGAACAGCTTACTCAATTGAGGCAAAAGGCAGCGACTAAATTAGAAAAGCAGCTAGTCAAGGAATTAAAACCTTTGGCAATGGATAAGGTGGTGTTTGAATGTCGCCTGATTAAATGTTCGCCGACAGCGATGGGTGCAGACAAGGTTGTTTTTTATTTTAGCCCCAATGCAGGGGAAGCGATCCAGCCTCTATCCGTCATTGCTTCGGGTGGAGAAATGAGCCGTTTCTTACTGGCATTAAAAGCCTGTTTTACGGGTGCGGAGGAGAGTTCTGGGACTTTAATTTTTGATGAGATTGATGCGGGAGTATCAGGGAAAGTAGCTCAAGCGATCGCCGAAAAACTATATCAGCTTGGTAAGCAACATCAGGTGTTGTGTGTAACTCACCAGCCATTAATTGCCGCAATGGCAAACGGACATTTTAAAGTCGAGAAAACTATTATTGAAGAGGCTAGCAAATCTCAACCCCACAACGGCAGCAGCATCGCCGATATTCGGACAGTAGTACGAGTCAAATCTTTAGGCAATCACCAAGTACGAGCAGAAGAGTTAGCTCAAATCACAGGAGGACATTCCGCCGAAGATGCGATCGCCTTTGCTGAGTCTCTACTAACTAAAGCTGCAAAATATCGCGCTACTCAAGGAAGGTAGGTAGTAGGAAATAGAAAGTAGGAAATAGGAAATAGGAAGTAGTATTTCAAACTAACTTGTAACCAATACAGGGCAAGAAGAGAGATTAATTACGCGGTTGGTGACGCTTTCCGCAGCAGCTTCTTCATCGATTAAGCCTAAACCCCGACAACTCATAATAATCAAGTCGGCATTAATTTCATCGGCAACATCGCAAATGGTAAAAGCGGGTAAGCCTTCTCTTTCCAAAGTTTCGGCAGAGATTCCCTGATTAGCAAAAAATAATTTGGCTTCTTGTAGCAGTTTTGCTACCTGCGGTTCTGAACTCATCACGCCATCCTCTTTGGTTTCGACTACAGAAAGAATAGTTAGTTTACTTTGATGAGTTTTAACCATATCCGCCGTCAGTTGAATTCCTTGGCGCGCTTCTCTACTTAATTCGATGGGGAATAAAATATTTCTGAACATAAAAAAATATTAATACTAGGTAATGATACTGCTGCAATGAATCATTGTGTCAGAAAAGCCTCTGCTGATTCAGAAAATTTACCAATTTTAATTATTAATGTCAGTCTTAATCTCAGTTTAGCTCTACTTACGGCTTAAACGATCGCCTTGGCGACAAATTAAATCGTAATCGCAATAACGACAGGCTTGACGATCTGTATCAGGAGCAACGGGATAATGTCCTTGGGTGAGATGACTTTTTACCTGTTGGGCAAAAGCTGCTAACTCGGCGGGATCTTTTTTTGGACGACTAATAGTTTTTTGTTGTGTAAGTGAATAATAGGCTGCGGTGTCAATCACTTCATCGGGATATTGCTGGGCGATCGCTTCTGCCAAAACTCAGAACTGATAACCTAGATAATATAAAGTTCGCTTTTCAATCAATGATTAAAACCATAACTGCCACCTTTGACGGCGAATATTTACTTCCAGATAATCCTGTAGACCTTCAGCCCAACCAACATTATCTAATCACCATTCAACCAGAAACAGAAACTCAGACTCCTGAAAGCGGTTGGTCAGCAATAGAAGCTATGGCTGGAACAGTAGAAGCTCCTGCCGATTGGTCGATAGAACACAATCACTATTTATACCGTAGTCCAAAACAAAACTAGTTAGCTTGCTTGGTCACTGTTTACTTAAGATATATCTGCCCATATTTTTCAAAGATCACAGATAAGAGGATCGAGAGATTTTAAAAGCAGATTCGTGAATTTGCGCAAATCCGCCAGCTTTCCTATTTATACATTTAATTAGAATGAATCCTCAACCTTTTGCCACAATTCAATTAGCAATTGCTGTCGCTGAAATCGAACAATGCTTTCCTGTAATGTCACAATTGCGATCGCATCTTGGTGCCGATAATTTTGTTCAACAAGTGCAAATTCAGATGGAGACTGGTTATCAACTGGCTTATATCCATGATGCTCAAGTAATAGGGGTAGCAGGGTTTGAGATCGGTACTAATCTAGCTTGGGGAAAATATCTTTATGTAGCAGATTTAGTAGTAGATGATCGAATGCGATCGCAAGGTTATGGTGAAGCATTATTTATCTGGCTAATCAAATACGCCCAGAAGTATGACTGTCAAGAGTTTCATCTTGATTCAGGAGTCCAAAGATTTGCTGCTCACAGATTCTATATCCGACACAAAATGAACATCTCTAGTCACCATTTCTCTCTTAAGCTTTAGCAAATTAAATAATATTTTTGCCAAAAGCATCCTTTAGGATAATATTTAATTGCCACCACGTTACAGGATCGTGATTGTTCCTTGTTTCCGAGGTGGCTTTTTTTTGTTTAGGATTTGATATTGATTAATGTTCCCATGAGCAAGATAATGATGCTGGAAAACACTCCATAGAGAATTTTAATCCATTTACCATCGTTGACTAGTACGGCTTGACTAGTCTTAATATCGTTAATTTCTTGTTTGATAGACTTGATATCTTCTTTAATCTCTGCGAAATCGCTAGAAAAAGTATTGAGTTTGTCTAAAACTTGTTGTAATTCTTCAGTGTTAGTCATTTATTTTTGATTGGTGATTGTTTTTGTTTCTAGAACAAATTTCTTGGTTCTAACTCTATGTTAGCAACATCTTTTGTGACGACCAATAGCTAGCTGCAAACCACGAACTATATAAAACTTTGACATCACCTGGGATTTAAGTCACATGACGTTTCTATATTATCGAAATATTCTGGGTTGCGTAGTATATTTAAACTAATTAAAATATGCCCAGAAGTACAGAAGTCAAAAGTATTTACCTACTTCCTACTTCCTACTTCCTACTTCCTACTTCCTATTTCCTACTTCCTACTTCCTATTTTCTAAAAAACAGGTGGTTTTCTCATTTTAATCACCCTGGCTGGATTACCCACCGCCGTCGCATAATCGGGAATATCCCGAATAACTACTGTCCCTGCACCGATGGTACACCACTTACCGATACGGATCGAAGGAATAACCACTGCACCAGCGCCTATATGCGTTCCTTCTCCCACTTTGACATGACCACACAAAGTTGCATGGGGAGAAATATGAGCATAGTCGCCAATTTCATTATCATGATCGATGCTAGCTGCTGTATTAACTAATACATGTCTACCTACTTTAGCTGCGGATTGGACGATCGCTCCTTGTAAAATTACTGTTCCCTCACCAATAGTCGATTTAGCCGAGATAATCGCTGTACCGTGGATTGCTTGACCATATTCGGCATTAGTCCGTAACATCAGGTCTAATTCTGCTCTTCGTTGGTTATCGCCGACGCTAATAATTAAAGGTGCGTCTAATTTCGGAAACGTTTCTCCTTGAACTCTAATCCCCGAATCGATCGCCATAGTGGTCAATTTTGCCCCCAGGGGGAGATCGTCAAACACGCCCAATACTTCTACCCCAAGACTGTTAAGAATATCGGTAATCACCTTAGAATGACCACCTGCTCCGTATAGATACATAAAAGATTATTTTTAAAACAGACAAATATGAAGATTAACTGACAAAATCAACCTGTAATAAAATTTCTTACAATTTAAGATATTTAAAATATTAGCTTTAAGCGTGGTTTAATTGCCCACCTTCTTTAAGTGGGATAAGACAGAGTGGGGATTAAATCCTCTACTATGTAAGCTTATAGCTTTGCGGTTTAAGATATTTAAGCTAATTTACCATTCTGGTGTTCTTGAAGCGAGATGACTTAATGAATAGTAAACCTCCTACTAATGGTGACAATTCCAAATCACCCGTCAGTAAAGCTGTTACTCAAGCAGTGCAAAAAATTCAGTCTAAGGTTAATTTTAATGCTGCCAATTTTAAATCAGGGACAACAACCCCAGAATTGAGAATTAAGGAAGCGAACGGCAAAAAACAAAAGTATCCATTAGTGGGCGATCGCTATACTCTAGGTAGAAGTTCTCGCTGTGATATTAGTATCCGCAACCCTGTAGTTAGTCAGACTCATTTAACTCTCAAAAGAAACCGTAAAAAGCCCCGTTCCTTTATTATTCAAGACGAAAAATCGACTAACGGCATCTATCGCGGTAAGCGTCGGCTGCAAACGCTGTCTTTGTTTCATGGAGAAAGTTTTACTCTAGGGCCTCCAGAATTGGCTGCTGGGGTTACTGTCGAGTATTTTAATCCGCCTCCTTGGTGGATCTACATAACTCGCTACGCTCTTTATAGTTTAGTGGGCATGTTGGGGCTGTTCCTATTGTTCCTCAGTATCGAGTGGATTAAAGTACCTGTCTATCCAATTCCCCAAGAATCTACTCTGCCGATTGTGGTTTATGCCCAAGATGGTGAAACCCCCATTAATCCTACTGCTAGCAATAATACTCACCACGAGCTAAAAAAACTCTCAGATTTTTCTGCTTATTTACCCGATGCGCTGATCGCTTCGGAAGACAGTCGTTTTTATTGGCATTTTGGTGTCGATCCCATTGGCGTGACGCGGGCATTATTAATTAATTTTACATCTTCTGAATTACGTCAAGGCGCAAGTACCTTAACTCAACAGCTAGCCCGTAGTCTGTTTCCTGAAGTGGGCAGACAAAACACAGCGGGACGAAAACTGCGCGAAGCTCTAGTCGCTTTGAAACTTGAAACTTTTTATAGCAAAGATTTTATTCTCAAAACCTATCTTAATCGAGTCTATCTGGGTATTGGTAGCTATGGTTTTGAAGATGCAGCCCAGTTTTATTTTGACAAGTCGGCAAAGGATCTAGATCTTTCAGAAGCAGCAACCCTAGTGGCTATTTTACCTGCACCAAATGCCTATAATCCTGTCAAAGATTACGATACTGCCATTGCCTTGCGTAACCGCATTATCGATCGCATGGTTAAACTTGGCATGGTGGACAAAGAAGAAGCAGATCGGGCAAGGCGATCGCGCATTGAAGTAAGTCCTAGCGCTCGTGAAAGTTTCTCTAGTGCCGTAGCTCCCTATTTTTACAGTTACGTGATTGATGAACTGCAAGAATTATTAGGCTCAGACGTAGCGAGGGAAGGTAATTTCATTGTCGAAACAGCCCTTAATCCGACATTACAAACGCAAGCGGAACAATCTCTAGAGTCTTCTATCAGCAATGATGGCGATCGCCTGAGCTATTCTCAAGGGGCATTAGTGACATTAGATCGCCAAAACGGTAATATCTTGGCTTTAGTTGGCGGTGTAAACTACGGAGAAAGTCAGTTTAATCGAGTAGTGCAGGCAAAAAGACAGCCTGGTTCAACTTTTAAGATCTTTGCCTATGCAGCAGCGTTAGAAGAGGGGATAGATCCAAATACAGTATATTCTTGTGCGCCTCTTTCTTGGCAAGGACAGGAGTATCGGGGTTGTGAGCGCAGCAGTGGCGATATCGATCTGTACGAGGGTTTAGCCCAGTCGGAAAACGTTGTTGCCCTGCGAGTGGCTCAAGATGTCGGACTATCAAAGGTTATGGATGTAGCGCAACGATTTGGCGTAGCCTCTCCCCTCACAGAAGCTCCTGGTTTGGTTATCGGTCAAAGTGAAGCTACGGTTTTAGAAATGACTGGCGCTTATGCCACGATCGCTAATGACGGTATTTGGAATAAACCCCATGCCATCAACCGTATTTTGGATGGTAGTGACTGCAAAGATCCCAGGAAAAAAGATACCTGCCGACCAATTTATACCTACGAAGATGACCGAGAGACTTATCATGATGCGATCGCTCAAGATGTCACCGATCAACTGACAGAAATGTTGCAGGTGGCAGTAGAAGAAGGTACGGGAAAAGCTGCTTATATCGATCAGGGTGAAGCAGGCAAAACTGGGACAACCGATCAAAACGTCGATCTTTGGTTTATTGGCTATTTTGAAGATCAAGACTTGGTAACAGGAATTTGGCTAGGGAATGATGATAACTCCCCTACTAGTGGTAGTAGCTATCAAGCAGCTAGTCTGTGGGGAAAGTATATGAAGCAAGCCATTATTAATTAACTCCTAAGAAACAAATTAATCTGCTGAGGTTGGGAAAAGGGAAAAGGGAAAGTAGTAGCGATCGCTCTACAAGTAAGGTTTAAATTTATTTAAGTAGTACAAAAAAGAGGAACTATAACTAACTCTAAACTTTTCTGTAGGATTTAATTCCTTATTTGGCTCAACTTTATCGAAATGTTCACGCCACTTTAATCCCCAGTTCTCTAATTCTTTCGAGTTGAACTTAAATGGAGTATAGCTGAAACTATAGTCCATAAAACCATCTGAAAAAGAATACTTTATATATTCAAATTCTGACTTATTTTGATTACTCTTTTCTGTAATCCTAACTCCATGTTTGATATAATTTGCAATTTCTGAAGCCAAAGTCAATATTGGTAAAGCGAGATCATAGTTTAAAAAAATATTTTGAGAAATCATATGTTCTTCAGTTAGCAAATAATTTTTAATATATTCCTCTGGAGTTTTGGCTGTTTTATAAGCTGTAATATCTATGTCTTTGCTCCAACCAGCTTTTCTAAGACAAGCTAGGGGAAAAACATCTTTAATATTGTTTTGTTCTAACTCTCTACTATATAATCCCAAAAATTCTAATCTATCTGATGAATCAAATAATACCCATGTTGAAGGATAAAAAAGTAACTGCCTTTTATGAAAATATCCACTTATAAGTGTGATGTCAGTCATCTTTAAAAGAGCAATTTTTTTTGACAGAGCGGGGTTTATTTTGAGTCTATCCAACTCTTTTAATATAGCTTTATTACCATTACAATCTTTTTCCCAAGGAGATTCAACAATCATTCTAATATTTTACTATTTTCAAAAATTCTACAACTTATCTAAATTACCAAGATATATATCCGAATCACTTGGATTCTGACCTTTTTCTTACACCCTATAATAGCGATCTCATTAGTTAATCTTTACCTATCCAACCTCGTAAAGACGGTAAAATAAGAGCTAACTAATCGAAAACGTAGTTGATTCAACCAGAAACGGCTGTAGGATGTAGTGTTAGTACTAAAAGAGGTAGGTCATGCGAATTTTAATCATGGGGGGGACTCGTTTTATCGGAGTTTATCTCACCAAAGTTTTGGTTGAACAGGGACATGAGGTGGTCTTGTTTAATCGGGGTAATCATCCTACTCCAGTGGCAGGAGTCAAACAGATTCAGGGCGATCGCCAAAATATTCATCAGCTTCAGGAAAAACTATCAGCAGAAAGCTTTGATGCCATATTCGATAACAATGGTCGAGAGTTAAGCGACACTCAACCTCTGGTAGAAATCTTTAATGGTCAGCTTCAGCATTTTATCTATGTAAGTTCGGCAGGGGTATATCTCCCCACTGAGCAAATGCCCCACCGAGAAGGCGATCCTGTCGATCCCAATAGCCGCCATAAGGGTAAACATCATACCGAGGCTTATCTGGCTGAATCAGGTATTCCCTGGACATCGGTACGTCCTTGTTATATCTACGGCCCTCAAAACTATAATGATCTTGAAGCCTGGTTCTTCGATCGTATTGTTCGCGATCGCCCTTTGCCTATCCCAGGTAACGGTAAATATATGACTCAATTTGGTCATATTCAAGATTTAGCGATCGCTATGGCGCAGATTTTAGGTAATAAAACCGCGATTAATAAAATTTACAATCTTTCAGGCGATCGCTATTCAACTTTTGACGGATTAGCTTATGCTTGCGCTGAGGCTGCGGGGAAATCTCCAGAAAACATCAAGTTAGTTCATTACGATCCTGCTCAGTTTGACTTTGGTAAACGCAAAGCTTTCCCGATGCGTCAACAGCACTTCTTTACTGATATCCAGCAGGCACAAACCGACTTGGATTGGCAACCAAAATATGACCTGGTATCTGGTTTAAAAGATTCTTTCCAACATGATTATCTGGCATCAGGCAGAGATCAATCTGAGATTGACTTTTCTTTAGATGATGAAATATTAGGCAAAATATAAATCCAGCCAGAAATTAAGCTTAAAATTACCGCCAGCCAAAACAAAATACTAGTTGTCGTCTTCCACTCAGCAGAGAGAGGCGCAATCAAAAAAGCGATCGCCATAATTTGCATGACGGTTTTGAGTTTTCCCCAGATATTTGCCCCTGAAATGCTGGCATTACCTGTTAATTTGGGGTTAACTCGCCAGCCTGCGATCGCCAGTTCTCTGGCTAAAATAATAAATACTCCCCAAGCAGGTACTAGTTGTAATTCAATCAAAGCCAAAAAAGTACCTAATACCAACAGCTTATCAACCAAAGGATCGAGGAATTTGCCTAATTCAGTCACCTGATTAAGTTTACGAGCCAAATAGCCATCGACCCAATCTGTTCCTGCTGCAACGACAAAAATCCCCACACAGATCCAACGGTTGTCTGTTGTGGGGTAGTTGAGTAGGTAAAGAATAAAAGGCAGTCCTAGAAGACGAGATAGAGTAATCCAAGTTGGTAGATTCATAAAGTATTGACCAGTTGATGAGTAAAACCTGGAAGTTTCATCATAGTGTGTTCCAGATTCCAAATTCAACAAGCTCCTTTACGTGCCAAAACAATAGCAATAGTTTGGAGAATCAACTGAAGATCGTAAAAGAAAGACCATTTTTGCTGATATTCAAGATCCAGTCGCACAATATCTTCAAAGTCTAAGATTTCTGAACGTCCTCGAACCTGCCATTCACCCGTAATCCCAGGCTTTACCTTTAAGCGCTCAAAGTGATGATCTTCGTACATGGCTACTTCAGCAGTTGTCGGTGGACGAGTGCCGACTAAACTCATATCGCCTTTAAGTACATTCCAAAATTGCGGAAATTCATCCAGACTAGTACGACGTAAGAAATAACCAACTTTTGTAACCCGAGGATCGTTCTCATTTTTAAAAATATGTCCCGTTGCTTGATTCTCAACCAGATGTTTTTGCTTTTCAGCGTTAGCAATCATTGAGCGAAACTTCCAAATTGTGAAAGGTTTGCCGTTAAAACCACAGCGGGTTTGACAATAAAATACCTGGCCTGGATCATCAAACTGCATAGCGATCGCAATGGGAATAGCAATCAAACCTGTCACCATCAAGCCGATGATTGCACCAAATATATCTAAGGCTCGTTTAGCTTTGCTAACCACCGAAGGATGAACTTGGCGTTCGACGCGAAAAGGTATAACTCTAATATTTCTGGGATAAAGATTAGCAGGGGAAGTCATAAAAAAAATTCAATAAAGTAAGTTTAATTATCAAGACAGTTTGATAATGCTCTTAATGCAATATTATTGGTTCAAGACCCTTGAATACCAGGAAAAAAGCATCTCTTTACCAAATCTTTACCAAATAATATCTGATTTTTGAAGTCCTGATGTTTTTCAGGCTAAATAATCTTTGAATTGATTGCTATCAAGTCTATTTACTTTGGTAATAAAGTATACCAAGGTGAATTTTATAAGTGTATTTAAAGCTAATTAAAATAGTTATATTTAACTTAAAACTAAAAAGAAAAAGATTAAATTTACTTTATATTACTGATATCAAAATTAATCTTGGTTTCTTCTAGCTATATTTACTCAAGGTATGATTCTGTTTCTAATGATACAAAGGAGATATTTATAGAGAACTGTAAGTCCAATCTATGGAAGACCAATCTCGTTATTTAGAGTCCAATATCAATCATGATGAACTAATTCAATTAGTTCCATTTATGTCTGATTTACCAGAAGATAGTATTCATAAAATAGCTGCTCATTTCGTCACAATTTCTCATCCACCTAATCAGGTACTTTTATTAGAAAATGATTGGGGTGGCTCA contains:
- a CDS encoding transglycosylase domain-containing protein, whose amino-acid sequence is MNSKPPTNGDNSKSPVSKAVTQAVQKIQSKVNFNAANFKSGTTTPELRIKEANGKKQKYPLVGDRYTLGRSSRCDISIRNPVVSQTHLTLKRNRKKPRSFIIQDEKSTNGIYRGKRRLQTLSLFHGESFTLGPPELAAGVTVEYFNPPPWWIYITRYALYSLVGMLGLFLLFLSIEWIKVPVYPIPQESTLPIVVYAQDGETPINPTASNNTHHELKKLSDFSAYLPDALIASEDSRFYWHFGVDPIGVTRALLINFTSSELRQGASTLTQQLARSLFPEVGRQNTAGRKLREALVALKLETFYSKDFILKTYLNRVYLGIGSYGFEDAAQFYFDKSAKDLDLSEAATLVAILPAPNAYNPVKDYDTAIALRNRIIDRMVKLGMVDKEEADRARRSRIEVSPSARESFSSAVAPYFYSYVIDELQELLGSDVAREGNFIVETALNPTLQTQAEQSLESSISNDGDRLSYSQGALVTLDRQNGNILALVGGVNYGESQFNRVVQAKRQPGSTFKIFAYAAALEEGIDPNTVYSCAPLSWQGQEYRGCERSSGDIDLYEGLAQSENVVALRVAQDVGLSKVMDVAQRFGVASPLTEAPGLVIGQSEATVLEMTGAYATIANDGIWNKPHAINRILDGSDCKDPRKKDTCRPIYTYEDDRETYHDAIAQDVTDQLTEMLQVAVEEGTGKAAYIDQGEAGKTGTTDQNVDLWFIGYFEDQDLVTGIWLGNDDNSPTSGSSYQAASLWGKYMKQAIIN
- a CDS encoding NAD-dependent epimerase/dehydratase family protein; translated protein: MRILIMGGTRFIGVYLTKVLVEQGHEVVLFNRGNHPTPVAGVKQIQGDRQNIHQLQEKLSAESFDAIFDNNGRELSDTQPLVEIFNGQLQHFIYVSSAGVYLPTEQMPHREGDPVDPNSRHKGKHHTEAYLAESGIPWTSVRPCYIYGPQNYNDLEAWFFDRIVRDRPLPIPGNGKYMTQFGHIQDLAIAMAQILGNKTAINKIYNLSGDRYSTFDGLAYACAEAAGKSPENIKLVHYDPAQFDFGKRKAFPMRQQHFFTDIQQAQTDLDWQPKYDLVSGLKDSFQHDYLASGRDQSEIDFSLDDEILGKI
- the pgsA gene encoding CDP-diacylglycerol--glycerol-3-phosphate 3-phosphatidyltransferase gives rise to the protein MNLPTWITLSRLLGLPFILYLLNYPTTDNRWICVGIFVVAAGTDWVDGYLARKLNQVTELGKFLDPLVDKLLVLGTFLALIELQLVPAWGVFIILARELAIAGWRVNPKLTGNASISGANIWGKLKTVMQIMAIAFLIAPLSAEWKTTTSILFWLAVILSLISGWIYILPNISSSKEKSISD
- a CDS encoding sugar transferase, translated to MTSPANLYPRNIRVIPFRVERQVHPSVVSKAKRALDIFGAIIGLMVTGLIAIPIAIAMQFDDPGQVFYCQTRCGFNGKPFTIWKFRSMIANAEKQKHLVENQATGHIFKNENDPRVTKVGYFLRRTSLDEFPQFWNVLKGDMSLVGTRPPTTAEVAMYEDHHFERLKVKPGITGEWQVRGRSEILDFEDIVRLDLEYQQKWSFFYDLQLILQTIAIVLARKGAC